In one Streptomyces sp. NBC_00597 genomic region, the following are encoded:
- a CDS encoding succinate dehydrogenase hydrophobic membrane anchor subunit codes for MSSDTSSAQAIGDVEGVSLYDVENPAPYIEAPRKRTGKTPRSTRGNFEMAAWLFMRLSGIVLVVLVIGHLVIQLVLDGGVSKVGFAFVAGRWASPFWQVWDLLMLWLAMLHGANGLRTVINDYAERANTRLWLKGLLYTATVFTILLGTLVIFTFDPNIR; via the coding sequence ATGTCTTCTGACACTTCTTCCGCCCAGGCCATCGGCGACGTCGAGGGCGTGAGCCTCTACGACGTCGAGAACCCGGCGCCGTACATCGAGGCCCCGCGCAAGCGCACGGGCAAGACGCCGCGCTCGACCCGCGGCAACTTCGAGATGGCCGCCTGGCTCTTCATGCGCCTCTCGGGCATCGTCCTCGTCGTCCTCGTCATCGGGCACCTCGTCATCCAGCTGGTGCTGGACGGCGGCGTCTCCAAGGTCGGTTTCGCCTTCGTGGCCGGCCGCTGGGCGTCCCCGTTCTGGCAGGTCTGGGACCTGCTGATGCTGTGGCTCGCCATGCTGCACGGCGCCAACGGCCTGCGTACCGTCATCAACGACTACGCGGAGCGCGCCAACACGCGGCTGTGGCTGAAGGGCCTGCTCTACACCGCCACGGTGTTCACCATCCTTCTGGGCACGCTGGTGATCTTCACCTTCGACCCGAACATCCGCTAG
- the sdhC gene encoding succinate dehydrogenase, cytochrome b556 subunit yields MPAGTLYRGREGMWSWVAHRVTGVLIFFFLFVHVLDTALVRVSPEAYDDVVATYKTPIVALMEYGLVAAILFHALNGLRVIAVDFWSKGPRLQKQMLWSVVIVWIVLMGGALYPVLGHAAAELFGK; encoded by the coding sequence GTGCCGGCTGGAACGTTGTACCGCGGCCGGGAAGGAATGTGGTCCTGGGTGGCTCATCGAGTCACCGGCGTCCTCATCTTCTTCTTCCTGTTCGTACACGTCCTCGACACCGCTCTCGTCCGCGTCTCCCCCGAGGCGTACGACGATGTCGTGGCTACCTACAAGACTCCGATCGTCGCGCTGATGGAGTACGGCCTCGTGGCCGCCATCCTGTTCCACGCGCTCAACGGTCTCCGTGTGATCGCCGTGGACTTCTGGTCCAAGGGTCCCCGTCTCCAGAAGCAGATGCTCTGGAGCGTGGTGATCGTCTGGATCGTCCTGATGGGCGGGGCGCTGTACCCCGTCCTCGGCCACGCAGCTGCTGAACTGTTCGGGAAGTGA